In Perca flavescens isolate YP-PL-M2 chromosome 7, PFLA_1.0, whole genome shotgun sequence, the following proteins share a genomic window:
- the LOC114558862 gene encoding L-rhamnose-binding lectin SML → MLSLSTTLLLAATYVLLSPVVATETVTTCEVNTVHRLSCDGGVISVQEALYGRADSVTCGEGKPEEQLANTECSLEDTLDILKKRCDGKKVCEVSLDVLGTRDPCQDTFKYLQTKYTCLPAIHHVTCEHSLAYLHCDEGQVISVYGADYGRRDQSTCTYKRPASEIQKTDCSRPASTVSDSCDGKNSCIIKASNSVFGDPCHGTFKYLEVAYICGYPSITPE, encoded by the exons ATGCTCAGCCTCAGCACCACTCTCT TGCTGGCAGCAACCTATGTGCTTCTAAGTCCAG TTGTTGCCACAGAGACAGTTACCACCTGTGAAGTCAACACTGTCCATCGCCTGAGCTGTG ATGGCGGAGTGATCAGTGTGCAGGAAGCACTATATGGACGTGCAGACAGTGTGACCTGCGGTGAGGGAAAACCTGAGGAACAGCTTGCCAATACAGAGTGCTCTCTAGAGGACACATTGGACATCCTCAAGAAAAG GTGTGatggaaaaaaagtgtgtgaaGTAAGCCTGGATGTCTTAGGAACACGGGATCCCTGCCAAGACACTTTTAAATATCTACAGACCAAGTACACCTGCCTCCCAGCAA TTCACCATGTGACATGTGAGCACTCTTTGGCATACCTGCATTGTG ATGAAGGGCAGGTTATATCTGTCTATGGTGCTGATTATGGACGCCGCGACCAAAGCACATGCACCTACAAACGGCCTGCTTCTGAGATCCAAAAAACTGACTGCTCACGTCCCGCAAGCACAGTTTCTGACAG CTGCGATGGGAAAAACAGCTGTATTATCAAAGCAAGCAACTCAGTATTTGGAGACCCCTGTCACGGCACTTTCAAGTACCTGGAGGTGGCTTACATATGTGGAT